In Pedobacter sp. W3I1, one DNA window encodes the following:
- the folP gene encoding dihydropteroate synthase: MAEKNFFEPKQSLNIKGKLIDLSRPKVMGILNITPDSFYSNSRTKSIDEALTKAAQFLNEGATFIDIGGYSSRPGAKDISTNEEVDRLVPVVESLVKAFPEAVISIDTFRAKVAQETISVGAHIINDIAAGDLDDQMLETVAKLRVPYIMMHMQGTPQNMQQNPVYNNVLLEVIDYLAKKVATLKALRIHDVIIDPGFGFGKTTEHNYELLNQLEAFKIFKLPILVGFSRKGMIYKTLGTSAAEALNGTTVLNTIALQKGAGILRVHDVKEAAECVRLVEMLG, translated from the coding sequence ATGGCAGAAAAAAACTTTTTTGAGCCCAAACAAAGCTTAAACATTAAAGGTAAACTTATCGATTTAAGCCGCCCAAAAGTGATGGGTATTTTAAATATCACCCCCGATTCTTTTTACAGCAATAGTCGCACAAAATCGATAGACGAAGCTTTAACCAAAGCTGCCCAGTTTCTTAATGAAGGTGCTACATTTATCGATATAGGCGGATACTCATCCAGACCGGGCGCTAAAGATATTTCTACCAATGAAGAGGTTGATCGTTTGGTGCCCGTGGTAGAAAGTTTAGTAAAAGCATTTCCCGAAGCGGTTATTTCTATCGATACCTTCAGGGCAAAAGTTGCCCAAGAAACCATTTCGGTAGGTGCGCATATCATTAACGATATTGCCGCTGGGGACCTGGACGACCAAATGTTAGAAACCGTAGCCAAACTGCGGGTACCTTACATAATGATGCACATGCAGGGAACTCCCCAAAATATGCAGCAAAATCCTGTTTATAACAATGTATTGTTAGAAGTAATTGATTATCTGGCAAAAAAAGTTGCGACACTTAAGGCGCTGCGTATTCATGATGTAATTATTGACCCTGGTTTTGGCTTCGGAAAAACTACTGAACATAATTATGAGTTGCTTAACCAATTGGAAGCTTTTAAAATTTTTAAACTTCCAATTTTAGTGGGCTTCTCGCGTAAAGGAATGATTTACAAAACACTCGGCACTTCGGCAGCAGAAGCCCTGAACGGAACAACTGTACTCAATACCATTGCACTACAAAAAGGTGCGGGCATTTTAAGGGTACATGATGTTAAGGAAGCGGCAGAGTGTGTACGGTTGGTGGAGATGCTGGGTTAA
- the cdaA gene encoding diadenylate cyclase CdaA yields the protein MKGLDFDFVKFTITDVVDIVLVALLIYYVYTLIRNTLAVNLLVGMLIIAIFYRIVDALHMKLLTAIIEKFMSVGIIALIVIFHPEIRRFLLLIGKNAFLQKNKAWWGYLFGRKEIERNNLTRIKPIIDACKSMKKTRTGALIVFVKFYDEQFFANSCELVDAKISKRLLESIFQKNSPLHDGAVVISENKIKSASCILPLTDNDQLPSQFGLRHRAGIGVSETTDAVAVIISEETGEISYAKQGRVRMNVSFGELEKLLNKDF from the coding sequence ATGAAAGGATTAGATTTTGATTTCGTAAAATTCACCATTACCGACGTGGTAGACATTGTGCTTGTGGCACTTTTAATCTATTACGTTTATACCCTAATCCGCAATACCTTAGCTGTTAACCTGCTGGTTGGGATGCTCATTATTGCGATATTCTATCGTATTGTTGATGCTTTGCACATGAAGCTGCTTACCGCTATCATTGAGAAATTTATGAGTGTGGGGATCATTGCTTTGATTGTAATCTTCCATCCAGAGATCAGGCGTTTCCTATTACTGATCGGGAAAAATGCTTTTTTACAAAAGAATAAAGCTTGGTGGGGTTACTTATTCGGTAGAAAAGAGATTGAAAGAAATAATTTAACTAGAATAAAACCCATTATTGATGCTTGTAAAAGCATGAAAAAAACCCGTACAGGTGCATTAATCGTTTTTGTTAAATTTTACGACGAGCAATTTTTCGCCAACAGTTGTGAGCTTGTTGATGCTAAAATATCAAAACGTTTGTTAGAAAGTATCTTTCAGAAAAACAGTCCGCTGCATGATGGAGCCGTGGTTATTTCTGAAAACAAAATTAAAAGTGCCAGTTGTATTTTACCTTTAACAGATAACGACCAGTTACCCTCACAATTTGGGCTAAGGCACCGCGCAGGTATTGGTGTTTCTGAAACGACAGATGCAGTTGCGGTAATCATATCTGAAGAAACAGGAGAAATATCGTATGCCAAACAAGGCCGGGTAAGGATGAATGTTTCGTTCGGAGAACTGGAGAAATTACTGAATAAAGATTTTTAA
- a CDS encoding BT_3928 family protein has translation MRNILLRFSRIFVGALFIFSGLIKANDPLGFGYKLQEYFEVFHMNFLSGMATGIAILLCTLEIVLGALLLLGFWSKKVAWGLLLLIIFFTLLTFISAAFKVVTSCGCFGDAIPLTPWQSFSKDLILLALIIVVFLNKNLIQPLFKKETTQRNIAIAVTVISLGFGLYTYNVLPVIDFLPYKVGAHIPSLMVIPSGEKPDEFEIMYHLKNKKTNEEKDMSDKAYLKTEIWKDNNWEIIGEPTKRLVKKGFEPKIKDLNITDASGTDYTKELIENPYYNLIFVAYDLHATNEAAIGKLNALALNATQQFNIRTVLLTSNSAQDAQAFIKKNNLFSEVFYADAVPLKSMVRANPGVLLMRNGVVINKWHFHNVPTFDQLSRKYFDK, from the coding sequence ATGCGAAACATACTTTTAAGATTCTCCAGGATTTTTGTCGGTGCTTTATTCATATTTTCAGGATTGATTAAAGCAAACGATCCACTTGGCTTTGGTTATAAACTACAGGAATATTTTGAAGTTTTTCACATGAATTTCCTGAGTGGAATGGCCACTGGTATTGCTATTTTACTTTGTACTTTAGAAATTGTTCTCGGTGCCTTATTGCTATTGGGTTTCTGGAGTAAAAAGGTAGCCTGGGGTTTATTGCTTCTCATTATCTTTTTTACCCTGCTCACATTTATATCGGCAGCTTTTAAAGTAGTTACCAGTTGTGGCTGTTTTGGCGATGCCATTCCACTTACCCCCTGGCAATCGTTCAGTAAAGATCTGATCCTATTAGCGCTGATTATTGTTGTTTTCTTAAACAAGAACCTCATTCAACCTTTATTCAAAAAAGAAACTACTCAGCGGAACATTGCCATCGCAGTTACAGTTATATCTTTAGGTTTTGGGTTATACACTTATAATGTTTTGCCGGTTATCGATTTTCTTCCTTATAAAGTTGGTGCACATATTCCATCATTAATGGTTATTCCTTCGGGAGAAAAACCAGATGAATTTGAGATCATGTATCACTTAAAAAACAAGAAAACCAATGAAGAGAAAGATATGAGCGATAAAGCCTATCTTAAAACTGAAATCTGGAAGGACAATAACTGGGAAATTATCGGAGAACCTACAAAAAGGCTGGTTAAAAAAGGTTTTGAACCTAAAATTAAGGACCTGAACATTACCGATGCTTCAGGTACTGATTACACCAAAGAACTGATCGAAAACCCTTATTATAATTTAATCTTTGTAGCTTACGATCTTCATGCGACAAACGAGGCGGCTATTGGTAAACTAAATGCCTTAGCTTTAAATGCTACGCAGCAGTTTAATATCCGCACGGTATTACTTACTTCCAATTCAGCTCAGGATGCACAGGCTTTTATCAAAAAGAACAACTTGTTTTCGGAGGTCTTTTATGCTGATGCTGTACCTTTAAAAAGTATGGTAAGGGCAAATCCTGGTGTTTTGTTGATGAGGAACGGAGTGGTGATCAATAAATGGCATTTTCATAACGTACCCACTTTCGACCAACTCAGCCGAAAATATTTCGATAAATAA
- a CDS encoding M28 family peptidase, with amino-acid sequence MKTKILFALLFAGLGCYAQNSTDEYFKLTRAGFIEKNAYETTAFVEKYFRVPGNTGFNASIHYLESILKKAGFVEQKQNEFEAPLTYRIEKRAMKNNTWEPVDANIDIVGESQPLISYKTNRNMIPINCGSTAAGGVTANVVYIANVLPAEIEKMDLKGKILFSENSPSRLLQIATKAGAIGVLGYSMPKYTQPEVHQTSIQFGSMKANSEVWTLLLSYAAKEKLKAACLKGETKLKVNIQTKIYPSEELTIIANVKGSVNPTERFVFSAHVQEPGANDNASGVGTLAEMARLTAALYQAKKIRPNRTLTFLWGDEIVSTRRYITEDTTRAKGIMWGMSLDMVGEDTKKTGCSFLIEKMPDPSAIWTRGTDKHTEWGAGDVTEKDLFPHYFNDFIFDICKTQGKFANWTVNYNPFEGGSDHTPFLQNKIPGLLMWHFTDVFYHTDNDRIDKVSPTEMKNVGISGLTAAYTLISADENTAIATVSQVKTDALTRLRTEFELSKKEIAKGKTATEEKHIIEVWAKWYTDALATVNKMPVKSETTRVGSAIKFATNEIEKQTKVYLEELK; translated from the coding sequence ATGAAAACGAAGATACTTTTTGCACTGCTTTTTGCGGGATTGGGATGTTATGCACAAAATTCGACAGATGAATATTTCAAGCTAACGCGGGCTGGTTTCATAGAAAAAAATGCCTACGAAACCACTGCTTTTGTAGAAAAATACTTCCGCGTACCCGGCAACACAGGCTTTAATGCCAGTATCCATTACTTAGAAAGTATCCTTAAAAAGGCCGGTTTTGTTGAACAGAAGCAGAATGAATTTGAGGCTCCTTTAACTTATCGCATCGAAAAAAGAGCGATGAAAAACAATACTTGGGAACCTGTTGATGCCAATATTGATATCGTTGGCGAATCTCAACCGCTTATTTCTTATAAAACCAATCGCAACATGATTCCAATCAATTGCGGATCAACAGCTGCAGGAGGTGTTACAGCTAATGTGGTTTACATTGCCAACGTATTGCCTGCCGAAATAGAAAAAATGGATCTGAAAGGGAAAATCCTATTTTCTGAGAACAGTCCATCACGTTTGCTTCAAATAGCCACTAAAGCCGGAGCCATTGGCGTGTTGGGCTATTCGATGCCAAAATATACGCAACCAGAAGTACACCAAACGTCTATCCAGTTTGGGAGTATGAAAGCCAATAGTGAGGTATGGACATTGCTTTTATCTTACGCTGCCAAAGAAAAGTTAAAAGCGGCCTGCTTAAAAGGCGAAACCAAACTAAAAGTAAACATTCAGACGAAAATTTATCCTTCAGAAGAATTAACCATTATAGCAAATGTTAAGGGAAGTGTAAATCCTACTGAACGCTTCGTATTCAGTGCTCACGTTCAGGAACCGGGCGCAAACGATAATGCCAGTGGTGTTGGCACATTGGCAGAAATGGCAAGGTTAACAGCAGCATTATACCAGGCAAAAAAGATCAGGCCAAACCGTACCCTAACTTTTTTATGGGGCGACGAAATTGTGTCAACAAGAAGATATATTACCGAAGATACCACCCGGGCCAAAGGCATTATGTGGGGAATGAGTTTGGATATGGTTGGCGAGGACACAAAAAAAACCGGTTGCTCATTCCTGATTGAAAAAATGCCTGATCCATCGGCCATCTGGACCAGAGGAACAGATAAACATACCGAATGGGGCGCTGGTGATGTTACCGAAAAAGATCTCTTCCCACATTATTTTAACGATTTCATTTTTGATATTTGTAAAACGCAGGGGAAATTTGCCAACTGGACGGTTAATTATAATCCGTTCGAAGGTGGCAGCGACCATACGCCATTCTTGCAAAATAAAATCCCCGGGTTATTGATGTGGCACTTTACCGATGTGTTTTACCATACGGATAATGACAGGATTGATAAAGTTTCGCCTACAGAAATGAAAAATGTTGGGATAAGTGGTTTAACTGCTGCCTATACTTTAATTTCTGCAGATGAAAATACTGCGATAGCTACTGTTTCGCAAGTTAAAACCGATGCTTTAACCCGCTTAAGAACTGAATTTGAACTGAGCAAAAAAGAAATTGCAAAAGGGAAAACCGCAACGGAAGAGAAACACATTATTGAAGTGTGGGCCAAATGGTACACAGATGCTTTGGCAACAGTAAACAAAATGCCTGTAAAATCCGAAACCACCAGAGTTGGTTCGGCAATTAAGTTTGCCACCAACGAGATCGAAAAACAAACGAAGGTATATTTAGAGGAGTTGAAATAG
- a CDS encoding shikimate kinase: MKIFLIGYMGCGKSTKAKQLAHRLECPVIDLDAEIVSKTGKSIAEYFAEYGESAFRDYESETLKTFDYPETCVVATGGGLPCFFDNMEWMNANGETVYLQMEPAALVSRLHNRQKRPLIKDLDDEQLLVFIKEKLEERDPFYTQAKLIVDAFDLDGEKLEEAINRS, from the coding sequence ATGAAAATTTTCCTTATCGGATACATGGGCTGCGGCAAAAGTACAAAAGCTAAACAGCTGGCACATCGTTTAGAATGCCCTGTGATTGATCTTGACGCCGAAATTGTTTCAAAAACTGGTAAAAGCATTGCCGAATATTTTGCTGAATATGGAGAAAGTGCTTTTAGGGATTACGAAAGTGAAACGCTTAAAACCTTCGATTATCCGGAAACTTGTGTGGTAGCTACTGGGGGCGGATTGCCGTGCTTCTTCGATAACATGGAATGGATGAATGCTAACGGTGAAACGGTTTACTTACAAATGGAGCCAGCGGCTTTGGTATCACGTTTACATAACCGTCAAAAACGTCCGTTAATTAAAGATTTAGATGATGAACAGCTTTTAGTGTTTATTAAAGAGAAACTCGAAGAACGTGATCCCTTTTATACCCAGGCCAAACTGATTGTAGACGCATTTGATTTAGATGGCGAAAAGTTGGAAGAAGCGATTAACAGGAGCTGA
- a CDS encoding DUF1599 domain-containing protein: protein MAQTNTSTEFDEVIAVCRSLFLKKTKDYGTAWRILRLSSITDQIFIKAQRIRTLEEKKVSKVGEGVISEYIGIVNYCIIAMMQLELTESDPNEMPYAEVEKRFEEKVTETKDLMFAKNHDYGEAWRDMRISSLTDLILMKIFRVKQIEDNEGQTLASEGVHANYQDMLNYSVFALIKLGVK, encoded by the coding sequence TTGGCACAAACAAATACCTCTACCGAATTTGATGAAGTGATTGCAGTTTGCAGATCATTATTTTTGAAAAAAACTAAAGATTACGGCACTGCATGGCGGATTTTAAGACTAAGTTCGATAACCGATCAGATTTTTATCAAAGCACAACGAATCCGTACCCTCGAAGAAAAAAAAGTAAGTAAGGTAGGAGAGGGTGTGATATCTGAATACATCGGGATTGTAAACTATTGCATTATTGCCATGATGCAACTCGAATTGACCGAGAGCGATCCGAACGAGATGCCTTATGCCGAAGTTGAAAAAAGATTTGAAGAAAAGGTAACGGAAACCAAAGATTTAATGTTTGCCAAAAACCACGATTATGGTGAGGCTTGGCGCGATATGCGCATTAGCTCATTAACCGACCTGATTTTGATGAAAATTTTTAGGGTAAAACAGATAGAAGACAACGAAGGGCAAACCCTGGCTTCGGAGGGTGTTCATGCGAATTATCAGGATATGTTGAACTATTCTGTTTTCGCACTGATCAAACTCGGCGTTAAATAA
- a CDS encoding virulence RhuM family protein, protein MIKDEIIIYKTEEGLPAIEVTYGNETVWLTQQQMQHLFNKTKQNISLHIKNIFEENELDKISTVKKSLTVRKEGNRSVSREIEFYSLDVVISIGYRVKSKEGTKFRIWANQILKDYLIKGYALNNKKLKAQNQQLIELKQAIKLVGVVQNNQLLNDEELKSTFKILTDYVYALDVLDRYDHQQLENTVSNVKGSFKIDYDSAIEAIDDLRLKFGGSKLFGMKKINHLKVPYSPFIKHLMEMNFIRVWKKKRLIYCTL, encoded by the coding sequence ATGATTAAGGATGAAATTATAATTTATAAAACAGAAGAGGGTCTACCTGCAATAGAAGTTACGTATGGAAATGAGACTGTTTGGCTAACGCAGCAGCAAATGCAACATCTTTTTAATAAAACTAAACAGAATATTAGTCTTCATATTAAGAATATATTTGAAGAGAATGAATTAGATAAAATATCAACTGTCAAGAAATCCTTGACAGTTCGAAAAGAAGGTAATAGGTCAGTTAGCAGAGAAATTGAATTTTATTCTTTGGATGTAGTTATTTCCATAGGTTACCGCGTAAAATCAAAAGAGGGTACCAAATTCCGTATTTGGGCTAATCAGATTTTAAAAGATTATTTAATAAAAGGATATGCGTTAAATAATAAAAAACTTAAAGCGCAGAACCAACAGCTGATAGAATTAAAGCAAGCGATTAAATTAGTTGGTGTTGTTCAAAATAATCAGTTGCTAAATGATGAAGAGCTAAAAAGTACTTTTAAAATTCTTACCGATTATGTTTATGCTTTAGATGTTTTGGACAGGTATGACCATCAGCAATTGGAAAATACTGTTTCTAATGTTAAAGGTAGTTTTAAAATCGATTATGATTCGGCAATTGAGGCGATAGATGATTTAAGATTGAAATTTGGAGGAAGTAAGCTTTTCGGAATGAAAAAGATCAATCATTTAAAAGTTCCTTATTCACCATTTATCAAACATTTGATGGAGATGAACTTTATCCGAGTTTGGAAGAAAAAGCGGCTAATTTATTGTACTTTGTAG
- the crtD gene encoding 1-hydroxycarotenoid 3,4-desaturase CrtD, whose amino-acid sequence MPKPKAIVIGAGIAGIASAIRLAVKGYEVSVFEANSKPGGKLSEIKMNGFRFDAGPSLFTMPQYVDELFKLAGKNPKDYFEYLKLKEICRYFYEDGLRLNASADLDKFAKEIEEKTTSTAKEIDHYLNKSKTIYDITHRVFLERTLHKLKSYLYWDTLKSILRFGQIDAFRTQAKANKSFFKDDRVAQLFNRYATYNGSNPYQAPATLNVIPHFEYHFGAFIPKNGMYSIVTALVKLAEELGIRFHYNQKVEEIIYSNEHKPEIQGAKVNDKTYKADVVVSNLDIWFTYKNLLKNISQPKKLLNQERSSSALIFYWGMDGNYSDLGLHNIFFTEDYKKEFNSMWKDKTISNDPTVYINISCKHIRDDAPIDSENWFVMINVPANNGQNWDLLIKEARANIIKKISRVLNRNIQKDIICEQILDPRSIESKTGSYQGSLYGNSSNNQFSAFLRHPNFSSKVKNLYFCGGSVHPGGGIPLALLSAKIIDDNI is encoded by the coding sequence ATGCCTAAACCAAAAGCCATAGTAATCGGTGCCGGAATTGCGGGAATCGCATCTGCGATCCGCCTTGCTGTGAAGGGTTATGAAGTCTCTGTTTTTGAGGCCAACTCGAAACCAGGTGGTAAGCTGTCGGAAATAAAAATGAACGGTTTCAGGTTTGATGCAGGACCAAGTCTATTTACGATGCCACAGTACGTGGATGAACTTTTTAAGCTGGCCGGTAAAAACCCTAAAGATTATTTTGAATATTTAAAACTAAAAGAAATTTGCCGTTATTTTTATGAAGATGGTTTAAGGCTAAATGCCAGCGCAGATCTCGATAAGTTTGCAAAGGAAATTGAAGAAAAAACAACTTCGACCGCCAAAGAAATTGATCATTACTTAAACAAAAGCAAAACTATTTACGATATCACCCACCGCGTATTTCTGGAAAGAACTTTGCATAAACTTAAAAGCTACCTGTATTGGGATACCTTAAAATCCATACTCCGTTTTGGTCAGATTGATGCTTTTAGAACACAAGCAAAAGCAAATAAATCTTTCTTTAAGGACGATAGAGTAGCCCAGCTTTTTAACCGTTATGCAACCTATAATGGTTCCAATCCCTATCAGGCACCAGCCACATTGAATGTAATTCCACATTTTGAATATCATTTTGGCGCTTTTATCCCAAAAAACGGTATGTACAGTATTGTTACTGCCTTGGTAAAATTGGCAGAAGAGTTAGGAATAAGGTTTCATTACAATCAAAAGGTGGAAGAAATTATATATTCCAATGAACATAAACCCGAAATACAGGGTGCAAAAGTTAACGATAAAACCTATAAGGCTGATGTTGTTGTTTCGAACCTTGATATCTGGTTTACTTATAAAAACCTACTTAAAAACATATCTCAACCGAAAAAATTATTAAACCAGGAACGGAGTAGTTCAGCTTTAATTTTTTACTGGGGCATGGATGGAAATTATAGCGATCTGGGCTTACACAACATCTTTTTCACTGAGGATTACAAAAAGGAGTTTAACTCGATGTGGAAAGATAAAACCATTAGCAACGACCCTACCGTTTACATTAATATCAGCTGTAAACATATTAGGGATGATGCACCTATTGACAGCGAAAACTGGTTTGTAATGATAAACGTCCCTGCCAATAACGGTCAAAACTGGGATCTCTTGATTAAAGAAGCCAGGGCAAATATTATCAAAAAAATCAGTCGTGTATTAAACAGAAATATCCAAAAAGATATTATTTGCGAACAGATCCTTGATCCAAGAAGTATAGAAAGCAAAACGGGATCGTATCAGGGTTCTTTATACGGCAACAGTTCTAACAATCAGTTTTCTGCCTTTTTAAGGCATCCTAATTTCAGCTCGAAAGTTAAAAATTTGTATTTCTGTGGAGGCAGCGTACATCCAGGCGGAGGAATTCCTCTTGCGTTGCTATCGGCTAAGATAATTGATGATAATATTTAG
- a CDS encoding DoxX family protein, with translation MNVIRKIEHWGDVHHSKWLDYLRIVLGLIIFGKGVSFVSDTSVLQNMITQNNVFGFSGMLISVAIHVVAFAHLVGGVLITLGLVTRFAVVIQIPILLFAVFFVNLTPGFSTPNSELWFSVLVLFLLIMFWVVGSGPLSVDEGLKRKTGKRYA, from the coding sequence ATGAACGTTATCCGTAAAATTGAACATTGGGGAGATGTTCATCACTCAAAATGGCTGGATTATCTTCGGATTGTACTTGGCCTGATCATTTTTGGAAAAGGTGTTTCTTTTGTTAGCGACACTTCGGTTCTTCAGAACATGATTACACAAAACAACGTATTTGGTTTTTCGGGCATGCTCATCAGTGTCGCCATTCATGTTGTTGCATTTGCGCATTTGGTTGGGGGTGTTTTAATTACTTTAGGTTTAGTTACCCGCTTTGCCGTTGTAATTCAGATCCCAATCTTATTGTTTGCGGTATTTTTTGTTAACCTTACGCCGGGTTTCTCCACACCGAATTCGGAATTGTGGTTTTCGGTATTGGTCTTGTTTCTGCTCATCATGTTTTGGGTAGTAGGTTCAGGCCCATTATCGGTTGATGAAGGGTTGAAACGCAAAACTGGCAAGCGGTACGCCTAA
- a CDS encoding BrxA/BrxB family bacilliredoxin, with protein sequence MYPEYLVEPMRKELTNVGFQELKNAEDVDQAIKGEGTVLVVVNSVCGCAAANARPAARTAAAHEKHPDKLVTVFAGMEKEAVDQARNYMMPFPPSSPAMALFKDGKLVHMIERHQIEGRPAQMIADNLIGAFEQYC encoded by the coding sequence ATGTATCCAGAATATTTAGTAGAGCCAATGCGTAAGGAATTAACTAACGTAGGTTTTCAAGAATTAAAAAACGCAGAAGATGTAGATCAAGCTATTAAAGGCGAAGGGACTGTGTTGGTGGTGGTAAATTCGGTTTGCGGTTGCGCAGCAGCAAATGCACGTCCGGCGGCTAGAACAGCAGCAGCACACGAAAAACACCCTGATAAATTGGTTACTGTTTTTGCAGGAATGGAAAAAGAAGCGGTAGATCAGGCTAGAAATTACATGATGCCGTTCCCTCCATCTTCACCAGCAATGGCTTTGTTTAAAGATGGTAAATTGGTTCACATGATCGAACGTCACCAGATTGAAGGCCGTCCGGCACAAATGATTGCTGATAACCTGATTGGTGCTTTTGAACAATACTGCTAA
- a CDS encoding ABC transporter permease: MIGYALKKLMYGLLVMGGVILVVFVLFNILPGDPARMTMGQRADVQSLEAVRKEFGLDRSKPVQFVLYINDLSPISILDNDSTNQQKYHFAKLMAFEKKALVIKWPYLRSSYQTKRDVTAILSETVPNTFILALTAMIFATIIGVFLGVLSAVYKDSWIDKSANAFAILGISAPSFFAGIIIAWLFGFVLSNYTGLKMSGSLYSYDPFNGEVLTLRNLWLPMITLGLRPLAIIVQLTRSAMLDVLAQDYIRTARAKGLSRNAIIYKHALKNAMNPVITAISGWFASLLAGSFFVEYIFGYNGLGRTTVTALEMSDFPVVMGSILFIAFVFVVINILVDILYAYVDPRVKLS; the protein is encoded by the coding sequence ATGATCGGGTACGCACTAAAAAAACTGATGTATGGGCTGCTGGTAATGGGCGGTGTAATATTGGTTGTTTTTGTGCTGTTTAATATTTTGCCCGGCGATCCGGCACGGATGACAATGGGACAGAGGGCAGATGTACAATCGCTCGAAGCCGTTCGTAAAGAATTTGGCTTAGACCGATCTAAGCCCGTTCAGTTCGTTTTATATATTAACGATTTATCGCCAATTAGCATTCTGGATAACGATAGCACCAATCAACAGAAATATCATTTCGCAAAACTGATGGCCTTTGAGAAAAAGGCGCTGGTAATAAAATGGCCTTATCTCCGCAGTTCTTACCAGACCAAACGCGATGTAACCGCTATACTTTCAGAAACGGTACCGAATACTTTTATCCTGGCTTTAACGGCGATGATTTTTGCCACCATAATCGGTGTGTTTTTGGGTGTGCTTTCAGCAGTTTATAAAGATTCGTGGATTGATAAATCGGCTAATGCATTTGCCATTCTGGGCATATCAGCACCTTCTTTTTTTGCCGGAATTATTATTGCCTGGCTGTTCGGCTTTGTACTGAGCAATTATACAGGCCTAAAAATGAGCGGAAGTTTGTATTCTTACGATCCTTTTAATGGTGAAGTATTAACCCTAAGAAACCTATGGCTGCCAATGATTACCCTTGGTTTGAGGCCTTTGGCGATTATTGTGCAGTTAACCAGAAGTGCAATGCTGGATGTTTTAGCACAGGATTATATCAGAACTGCCAGAGCCAAAGGCTTAAGTAGAAATGCCATCATTTATAAACACGCATTAAAAAATGCCATGAATCCCGTAATTACGGCCATTTCAGGATGGTTCGCCTCTTTGCTGGCAGGTTCTTTTTTTGTAGAGTATATTTTCGGTTATAATGGGTTAGGCAGAACAACAGTAACCGCTTTAGAAATGTCTGATTTTCCTGTGGTGATGGGATCTATTCTTTTTATCGCTTTCGTATTTGTGGTCATCAACATCCTGGTTGATATTTTATATGCCTACGTTGATCCAAGAGTTAAATTAAGTTAG
- a CDS encoding DinB family protein, translating to MREEEIINYTELADQRIIEIFKLSTVEMSDAERLFSHVLNAQHIWAQRISGKKPLYGVWDLHRKENFERIAAENFKLIREALKGNALDKKILYSNSQGVQYENRLDEILFHLFNHSTYHRGQVVTLLKKEGFTPPVTDYIMLKRDHLL from the coding sequence ATGCGAGAGGAAGAAATTATAAATTATACTGAGCTTGCCGACCAACGTATTATCGAAATATTTAAGCTTTCAACAGTCGAAATGTCCGATGCAGAGCGATTGTTTAGTCACGTGCTTAATGCGCAGCATATATGGGCGCAACGAATTTCAGGTAAGAAGCCACTTTATGGTGTTTGGGATCTTCATCGTAAGGAAAACTTTGAGCGTATTGCTGCTGAAAATTTTAAGTTGATCAGGGAGGCATTGAAAGGAAATGCATTAGATAAAAAGATTTTGTACAGCAACTCACAGGGAGTTCAGTACGAAAACCGATTAGATGAAATTTTATTTCATTTATTTAATCATTCTACTTATCATCGCGGACAAGTTGTAACTTTATTAAAAAAAGAAGGCTTTACGCCACCTGTAACCGATTATATTATGTTAAAACGCGACCATTTATTATAA
- a CDS encoding type II toxin-antitoxin system death-on-curing family toxin, which translates to MYQTFDGDELYPSLEEKAANLLYFVVKNHSFSDGNKRIGAFLFVWFLDKNKMLYRADGAKRIADNALVALTLLIAESDPKEKEMMIKVVINLINYKN; encoded by the coding sequence ATTTATCAAACATTTGATGGAGATGAACTTTATCCGAGTTTGGAAGAAAAAGCGGCTAATTTATTGTACTTTGTAGTAAAAAATCATTCCTTTTCTGATGGGAACAAACGTATCGGTGCCTTTTTGTTCGTTTGGTTCCTCGATAAAAATAAAATGCTTTATCGCGCAGACGGAGCAAAGAGAATTGCCGATAATGCATTAGTTGCCCTTACTTTGCTTATAGCAGAAAGTGATCCCAAAGAAAAAGAAATGATGATTAAAGTTGTTATTAACCTAATAAACTATAAAAATTAA